The Nostoc sp. 'Lobaria pulmonaria (5183) cyanobiont' DNA window CTTAATTCTGAAAGGAGGATCATAAAATCCGGAGAGTGCAAGTATTGGTGACACCAACAACAATATGACTGTCCCTTCTAGTAAATCACCTCCGGCACGGTGATAGAGATACCTGCGCCGCACGACATCCACAGAGGCTTTTTCTGCTTCCGTAATTTCAGACAATCCCTCATACCACTCTAAGAAAAACTCCTCGTCTTCAACACGGACAAAACCGAATCGATTTTCTGCATCCTCAAGAGTGGTAATTGCTTCTGTAATTGCTGCCGTCTGTGTCATTGCTTTTAGTTAACAGTTGCTTTGTTATATTATCAACATCAGCGCATCTTTATTATCGCCAATTGGCGCGTAGGCGTAGCCCGTCGTAGACATCGCATTTTCAAAGTAGGGCAGACTATTGCAGATTGAGCGGCAGAAGAAAAGCTCAAAACCAGCTAGATAGCTGAGGCGATTCAATATCGCACGATAGATAGAATGCAGTAAAATTTTTCGGCGTTGCTGAATGAGAGTAAGAATTAGCCTCACGCTATGAGTCTTACCTAGAGAGAAGGGTTTCAAGAATACTGCTTGTGCTGTACTAAAGTCCAAGCTACTCAAGTCTAATTTATGATTGTATTTAAATCAGATTTTTACAGACTTTTTATTAATCTAAAATCTCCATTAAGAAACATTTTTTTAATGATTAAGACTGGCATAATAAATACAAACAATAGTTTCTATGCAAGCAAAAATTAATAAGGTTAACTAGTAGAAAGTTCTGATTAACCATTTATCATTAATAGTTACCAAAAAGCCGGAAAATATTTATGGTTCAAACTTGGCTGTGGATTGGTGTCATCAGTATGGCAGTGGGTTGTGCTTTTTTCGGAGTAGGCGCACACAATGGTAAAAATGAACGCTGGAAAGTACTGTATACACTTAATTTTTTCATCTGCTTGATTGCTAGTGGGCTGTACTTAGCAATGGCACTCGGTCAAGGAGTTAACATCATCAACGATCGTCCAACTTATTGGGTGCGATTTGTGACTTGGTTTTGCTCAACGCCGCTGTTGTTGTTGGATCTGACTTTCTTGGGAAGAACGAGCTTACTGATTACAGGTAGCTTGTTAGGAGCAAACGCCTATATGCTTGCCACTGGCTTCCTAGCCACAGTTACACCCAAGCCGATCAGCTACATCTGGTATATTGTTAGTTGCAGTGCTTACCTGGCGGTTTTCTACTTATTAGTGAAGCCCTACCGGATCGAAGCAGAACGCAAACATCCCAGATCAAAGCAAGCATTCCGCAAGCTGATAACTGTGCATTTAGTGCTGTGGACACTCTATCCGATTGTGTGGATTCTTAGTCCAGAAGGGTTTAACGCTTTTGGTCAAGGTGGGGAAACAATGGGTTATACGCTACTAGATATTGCTTCTAAAGTCGGCTTTGGTTTTCTATCATTAAACACCCTACGTAATTTAGAACAGGCAGGAGAATTGGTTACTGAATCAGAACCGTTATATGAGTAAGTATAAATTTTCAGTCTGATGCTTTAAATAGCTAACCGATGAACAAACCCCGAATTTTAGCGAAACGATATTAGCAGAATCAATCAAGATATTATGCGATCGCTGCCACTGCATTTTATATGCTAAAGCGATCGCGCTACCTATTGTCTACCAAAAAGCAAATTATTTATAGATATTCTCGTCAAGGAAATTACCGATTTTGCTAAATTCCTCCTCTAGAACGCTTCACAAATATCCTTGGGAGGATGTCGCAACTCAGGAAATCAGTATCCAATATATCAGGGACTAAGCAACATCCCCTACAAGGAGACTGATTGAATGAATTTGCAAGAAATTTGGAAGTTATTACAAGAGACGTTCAAAGAATGGAGTGACGATAAAGCCTCACGGTTAGCGGCGGCGTTAGCTTATTACACGATTTTTTCCATTGCACCATTGCTAATTATTGTAATTGCGATCGCAGGTGCAGTATTTGGAGAGGAAGCGGCAAGAGGTCAAATTGTCGGGCAAATTCAAGGTTTAGTCGGGGTAGATGGCGCAAAGTTTCTCGAAACAGCGATCCAAAATGCTAATAAACCAAAAACAGGAGCGATCGCTTCGATTATTAGTGTCCTAGTTCTGCTAGTGGGTGCTACAGGCTTATTTACTGAGTTGCAAGATGCCATGAACACGATTTGGGAAGTGAAACCCAAACCTGGACGTGGCATAAATAACATGATTCGCCTCCGCGTTTTGTCCTTTGCAATGGTGATCGGGATTGGCTTTTTACTTTTAGTTTCTCTAGTAATTAGTACGATATTAGCAACATTAGTAACATATTTTAGTAACTTGTTGCCAGGTTTCGATTTCATCTGGCAGATTGCCAATTTCATCATCTCATTTGCAATAACTACAATCTTGTTCGGACTAATTTTTAAAGTTCTACCAGATGTCAAAATTGCATGGAGTGATGTTTTAATCGGAGCTGCTCTCACCTCAGTTTTGTTCTCTATTGGGAGATTTTTATTAGGACAATATCTAGGTAATGGCACTTTTGGTTCGACCTATGGTGCTGCTGGCTCACTGGTGGTGATTTTAGCTTGGGTTAACTATGCGGCACAGATTCTTTTCTTCGGTGCAGAATTTACTCAAGTTTATTCCCGAAGGCATGGAAGCGGCATAGTGCCGACTAAAAATGCTGTACATATATCTGATAACACAAAGTATAATGGCAAGGCTCCAAATGAACAAGCATCGAATAAGAAAAAGCCCTTTATTAATCGTTTATTTCAGTATTTTAAGAAGCCTAAACGCTTAAAACAGAGAAGAAAAAATCAGCGATTTTAATGCTCGATTGCTGGAGATTTACAAATATAAA harbors:
- a CDS encoding bacteriorhodopsin — protein: MVQTWLWIGVISMAVGCAFFGVGAHNGKNERWKVLYTLNFFICLIASGLYLAMALGQGVNIINDRPTYWVRFVTWFCSTPLLLLDLTFLGRTSLLITGSLLGANAYMLATGFLATVTPKPISYIWYIVSCSAYLAVFYLLVKPYRIEAERKHPRSKQAFRKLITVHLVLWTLYPIVWILSPEGFNAFGQGGETMGYTLLDIASKVGFGFLSLNTLRNLEQAGELVTESEPLYE
- a CDS encoding YihY/virulence factor BrkB family protein; this translates as MNLQEIWKLLQETFKEWSDDKASRLAAALAYYTIFSIAPLLIIVIAIAGAVFGEEAARGQIVGQIQGLVGVDGAKFLETAIQNANKPKTGAIASIISVLVLLVGATGLFTELQDAMNTIWEVKPKPGRGINNMIRLRVLSFAMVIGIGFLLLVSLVISTILATLVTYFSNLLPGFDFIWQIANFIISFAITTILFGLIFKVLPDVKIAWSDVLIGAALTSVLFSIGRFLLGQYLGNGTFGSTYGAAGSLVVILAWVNYAAQILFFGAEFTQVYSRRHGSGIVPTKNAVHISDNTKYNGKAPNEQASNKKKPFINRLFQYFKKPKRLKQRRKNQRF